CGGGTTCATGGTGCCGCAGCAGGCCGAGGAGCCCAGGAGGCTGCGGCCGAAGCGCGCCCCCTCCTCGTCGGCCCAGTCCACCAGCCTGACGGTGACGGGCGGCTTGCCGCCGTACTGGACGCTCACGCGCCGCATGACCTCGAGCCCGGCCAAGGTGTTCAGGCAGCCGTCGAGCCAGCCGCCGTTGGGAACCGAGTCCATGTGCCCGCCAATCAAGAGGGCCTGGTCGGCTTCACCTTGAAGTGTGGACCAGAGGTTGCCCGCCTCGTCCAGATGGGTTTCCACCGGGAGCGCCTCGAGCTTTCCCTGTAACCACTCCCTGGCCTTCAACCAAGTGTCGGTCCAGGCGACGCGCTGCGCGCCGTTCTCGTCGCCCGTCAAGGCGCGCAGCTCTTTGAGTTCGGCGACCGTCCGCTGGGGGTCCAGGAGTGTGCTCATGCTCATCATTTAAGCACAACCGGAAGCCCAGGCCCTCAGGGTAGGCGTCTACGCTTGGGGCTCGCTGGAGCTACGAGGACGGTTCGGGGTGAGGGTGGTCGAGCGCCATCTTGCCAGGGTTCATCAGGTTCTTGGGGTCGAGGCTGCGCTTCAGGAGGCGCATCAAGTCCAGGGCCCCGCCGTGCTCGCGGGCCATGTACTGGGCGCGCACCAGGCCGACGCCGTGCTCGCCGGTGGTCGTCCCCTTGAGCTCGAGCGCCAGCTCGTGAATGTCCTCGACCATGCGCTCGGCCTTTTCGACCTGCTCGGGGTCGCGCATGTCGATGATGGGCGCGGCGTGGACGTTGCCGTCGCCGACGTGGCCGTAGATGGCTACGTAGATGCCGTACTTTTCGCCGAGGTCGTGGATGGCGCGCAGGGCCTGGGGGATGGCGGTGATGGGCACGCAGATGTCCTCGCCGGCATAGACGCGGGTGTAGCCCTTCTGCACGCGGGCGACCGCCGCCCCCACCACGCGGCGCGCGTCCCAGAGGCGAGCGGCCCGCTCGCTATCGTCGGTCCACTCCACCTGGGTCGCCAGGCCCCGGCAGGCTCTAGCGATCTGGCGGGCCAGTTCGGCGACGGTGATGGGGTCGCCTTCCGCCTCGAAGATCAACACTTCCGCGGCCACGGGCAAGTCCACCTCGGGGCGGAAGAGGCGGATGGCCTCCAGGGCGCGGCGGTCCAAGATCTCGATGGCCGAGGGCAGGATGCCCCGAGCGAAGACGCGCTGCACCGCCCGCCCGGCGGCCTCCAGGTCGTCGAAGGCGGCCAGGCTGAGCGCCCGCTTGGCAGGGATCGGCAGGACCTTGAGGCGCGCCCTGGTGACGACCCCGAGCGTACCCTCGGAGCCGACGAAGAGGGCGGTGAGCTCGTAGCCGGAGACGGTCTTTAGCGCCCTCGAGTTCACCCCGCCGGTGGTTACCACCTCGCCGCCCGGCAAGACGACCTCCAAGCCCAGGACGTGATGGCGGGTCTGGCCGTACTTGACGGCGCGCACCCCGCTCGAGTTGTTGGCGATCATCCCGCCGATGGTGCACATGCTCGAGCTGCCCGGGTCGGGCGCGAAAAAGAGGCCATGTGCTTTCAAGGCCTTGTTGAGGTCGGCGTGGATGACGCCGGGCTGGCAGATCACCTGCAGGTTCTCGGCGGCCATTTCGAGGATCCGGTTCATCGGCGAGAGGTCGAGACTGACGCCGCCGCGCACGGCCATGGCGCCGCCCGACTGCGAGGTGGCCGCGCCCCGCGGATAGACCGGCACCTCGTGCTCGTAACACCAGCGCATGACCGCCGCCACCTCCTCGGTCGTCTCCGCCCGCACCACCACGTCGGGGCGGTAGCGCTTCAAGCGGGTGGCGAAGGAGGCGTCGTAGGAGTAGGTTTCGGTCTGCACGGGATCGCTCAAGATCCTCTTCGGCTCGACGAACCTTCCCAGGGCCGCGGCGATCGCTTCAGGCTCCACGC
This portion of the Deinococcota bacterium genome encodes:
- a CDS encoding FAD-binding protein translates to MEPEAIAAALGRFVEPKRILSDPVQTETYSYDASFATRLKRYRPDVVVRAETTEEVAAVMRWCYEHEVPVYPRGAATSQSGGAMAVRGGVSLDLSPMNRILEMAAENLQVICQPGVIHADLNKALKAHGLFFAPDPGSSSMCTIGGMIANNSSGVRAVKYGQTRHHVLGLEVVLPGGEVVTTGGVNSRALKTVSGYELTALFVGSEGTLGVVTRARLKVLPIPAKRALSLAAFDDLEAAGRAVQRVFARGILPSAIEILDRRALEAIRLFRPEVDLPVAAEVLIFEAEGDPITVAELARQIARACRGLATQVEWTDDSERAARLWDARRVVGAAVARVQKGYTRVYAGEDICVPITAIPQALRAIHDLGEKYGIYVAIYGHVGDGNVHAAPIIDMRDPEQVEKAERMVEDIHELALELKGTTTGEHGVGLVRAQYMAREHGGALDLMRLLKRSLDPKNLMNPGKMALDHPHPEPSS